The genomic interval GCACGAGCTGCTTCTGCAACGGATATCCGTACAACGCCATCGACGCAACGCTGTCCTGCACGGCCATGACCTGCTGCCGGTTTTTCCGGAACCGGGCCTCGAAGTCGGCCAGCAGCTCGGTTTTGCCCATTTTGTCGAGCAAATAACCGTAAGCATATACTTTGTTGTCGTATATGAATCCCCATACGCCGGCGAGCGAATCGCCGATCGCCTCGTTCAGCGAGCGCACGACCGACAGACGCGAGTAGATCTCGTCGGCCTGCTGCCGGTCGGACGTAGCGGCGTATTGCGCGGCCAAAGAGTCCAGACGGGCATAGTTCGACATGTAGCGAGCGATCAGCCGACCGGGCAACGTCTCCTTCTGCTGCGCCTCGAGCAGCGAGCGGTAGTCGGCAGCCGACAAATGGTCCCTGAAATAGGCGTTGTAGACCAGATTACGCACTTGCTCGCCCGCCGCTTTCGGTCCGACGACAGTCCCGGACGGTCCGGAACCGTTCATATTGCTTACGATGAACTCTTGCTCGATCGTTCCGATTTCATTGGCAGTCACACCGATACGATTGCGAATTTCATACAGTTCCTTTTCCAGACGTAAGATTTCGGCCCCGTACTTCTCCCGCTCGTCGGGCGACGAGTGCGAAGAGAACAGCTCGCGGGTATCGCCGATAATGCGCACCACGGAATCTTCCATGCGGTGGAGCTGCTGTTCCCTTCCCAGCAACTCCATGTATTTTTGATCGTTCTCCAATCCGGCCACCCGCGCCGAGACATTTTGCCCGAAAAGCACGCACGGAAACGCCGAAAGACACAGAAAAAAAACGAATCTATTCATTACAAGAATATTGAATACCGTTATCTCTTTCAAAAATTCATATACCTATTTCCACCAATTGGTAACGAACAATTGCAACAGACCGAAAATTTCGAGCCGGCCGAGCAGCATGAACACCGTACAAATATACTTAATCGCTCCGGGAAAATCATGATAATTGCTCATGCTTCCGGCTTTTCCGAAACCGACGCCCGCATTGGCCATGCACGAAGCCGTCATGCTGAAACTCGTCTCGAGGTCCATGCCGAACGCAGCTACAACGATTGTACCCAAAGCCAGCAGCATCAGGTAGAACACGATGAACAGCATGGCCATGTCGACAACGCTTTGTTCCTGTATCACGCCGTTGAGCTTGACGCGAATCACGGCATTGGGGTGCTGCCGGCGAATCATCATCGCCCGGATCGTCTTGAACGCCAGCAGCACACGGTCGCATTTGATTCCGCCGGTAGTCGATCCGGCACAGGCGCACTGCATCGTAAAGAGTATCAGCACTATAATAGCCAACGGCGTCCAAACTGACGAATCGGCCGTAGCGAAACCGGTCGTCGAAGACACCGATACGACCTGAAAAAAGCCGTAGCGCATCGACGAGGCAAAAGTCGGATACATATCGCTCGCCCAAAGGCTGACCGAAACGATCAGACCTCCGAACAACAGCGACAGAACATAGTAGCGACTGATCTCGGAACGGAATATATTGTTGCTTTTCCCGGTCAGCGTAGCGAAAATCAGTCCGAAATGAAGCCCCGATACGGCCATGAAAAACACGACGATCATCTCGATCCACAGACTGCCGTACGCCGCGATACTGGCATTCCTCGTACAGAATCCTCCCGTGGCGATCGTCGAAAACGAATTGCACACGGCCTCGAACCAGCTCATTCCCGCCATCCGGAGCAATACCGTCTCGACCAACGTCAGACCGACATAGACGACCAGCAGAATCTGCAGGATTTTCTGCGTCCGGTAGCGGAAATTATCCTTGGCCATGGACGAAAGCTCGACGCTCGACAGGCGCATCTTGGTCGATCCCATCGACGGCAGGACGACCAGAACGAACATCACAACGCCCACGCCGCCCAACCAATGGGTCGAGGCTCGCCAGAAAAGAAGCCCCCGCGGCAGCGCCTCCACATTGCTCAGGCTGGTCGATCCGGTCGTAGTAAAGCCCGAAACGGCCTCGAACCAGGCGTCCGAAACCGAAAACTCGCCTCCCCAAAGCACGTAGGGGAGCATACCGGCCAGACACGACATCAGCCACGCCCCGACAACGATCGCATAGCCCTCCTTGCTGGAGATCTGTCCGCCGCGCGGAACGAATATCAGCGGGAAAGCGCCTAAAATGGCCGTCAATACGAAACTCTGTAACAACGGGTAGAAACCGGTATCCATGCCTCCGAGCAACGATACCACGACCGACAGCAACATAAAAGCTGCGTCCAGCAGCAAGATCAACCCTACATATCTCAGTACGACGTTCAACCGCATGGCGCCACTGTCTTTATTTGCTCTGATCGATCAGCGACTCGATCCGCTCCTTCAGTCTGTATACCTCGTCTTTTCCCTCGACAGTCACCTTGAAAGGCATCTTCGAATCGAGATAGGCTTTCAGAGCGCTGTCGATTTTCAGCACGGGAGTGATATAGTACAGATTGACGAAATAGTAGAATATCAGCACGATCACGATGGCGATCACCAGCGCGATGAATCCGGGCATCGTCGCCCGGTAGGCATTGTCCTCCAGCCGCCTCGCCTTGGCGTCCATCATATTCTGGGACGAGACCATGAAATTCTTGATCGAGGAGGTCAGGTCCGAATAGGAGGTCTTGTAGATATCGACGAACCAGTCCACGTTCTCCTTTCGCAGGCTGTCTCGCAGGTAAGCGCCGACCGTCTCGTTGTAGCTGATGTTGGCCGCATAGACCGAATCGAATCCCTGCAGGTCGCGGATCGAGATTTTCGCGTCGCTGATAGCCGCCTCGAACTTCTCGCGTCCGGCATGCAGCAGCGAATCGCTCTCGCGGTCGCTCCGGCCCGAAACGATGATCTGAAGCAGAGCCGTGTTCTGATCCTGAACGGCGTCGAGCATCGTCTTGGACAACTCCATGTTTTTCAGGCTGGCGCCCAGCATGCTCTGCGTCGAGCGGCTCAGCTTGCTGAGCTCGAAAAAAGAGATCAGTCCAGAGAAGAAAAGCAAAAGGCCCAGCGCCAGAAATCCCAGCCGGATTTTTTCCCGAATACCCATGTTTTTCATACGCCCGAGTTTTTACGGAAATACAAATGTAGGCATTTTACAGCGTTTTCGCCACCCCTCACGCGAGAAACGTCGCGTCCATCGCCGCCCCATCGTCCGAAGCACGCAATACCACCGGAGAGATCGTATTCACCCGGCTGCGATCGAACGGAGCGCGCACCTTGATATAGTTTTCGCTATAGCCGAACATCCGGCCGTCCCGCCGGGTGCTTTCCCACAACACCGACGCCGTCCGGCCGTCATGGCTGCGGCAGAACGCCCGGTGCAGGCGGTCGCACAACTCACCGAGCGCGGCCGCCCGGCGCTCGATTACCGGAGCCGGAACACGTCCGGGCAGATCGGCCGCCGGAGTACCGGGACGGACGGAGTAGGGGAAAACGTGCAGAAACGCAGGCTCAATCCGTTCCAGAAAATCGTAGGTCCGGGCGAAGTCGTCGTCCGTCTCCCCGGGAAAGCCGACGATCACGTCGATCCCCAGAAAGGCATCGGGCATGGCGCGCCGCACGGCTCCGATCCTCTCGGCGAATTTCGTCGTATTGTAACGGCGGCGCATCAGACCCAGAATCCGGTCGCAACCGCTTTGTATCGGAATGTGGAAATGAGGTTGAAACTTCTCCGAAGCGGCCGTGAACGCGATGACTTCGTCGGAAAGCAGATTCGGCTCGATCGACGAGATCCGGTAGCGATCGATCCCTCGAACCCCGTCGAGCGCCCGCAGCAAATCGACGAACCGCTCGCCGGTCGTTTTGCCGAAGTCGCCCGTATTGATCCCCGTCAACACGATTTCGCGCCGGCCGCCGGCCGCAATACGTTCCGCCTCGGCGACCAGATCGGCGATCGGCAGGTTGCGGCTTGCGCCCCGCGCCAGCGGGATCGTGCAATAGCTGCAACGATAGTCGCAGCCGTCCTGCACTTTCAGGAACGAGCGGGTCCTGTCCCCGGTCGAGAACGCGGCGAAAAACGAGGTCAGCTCGTCAGCCTCGCAGCCGTGAACGACGGTCCCGCCCTTGCTTCGCATCGAAGCGATCCGCTCGAAAAGCGATCCCTTGTCGCCGTTGCCGACGACCAGATCGACACCCTCGATCGAGGCCAGTTCCCGAGGCCGGAGCTGGGCATAGCATCCGGTTACGGCGACCAGCGCGCGCGGATTCTCCCGGATCAGCCGTCGTACCAGATTGCGGCATTTCTTATCGGCATGCTCGGTTACCGAACAACTGTTCACGACATAGATGTCGGCGGGCTCCCCCCGTCGCGCGCGACAGAACCCGCCGGCTTCGAACTCGCGCGCGATCGTGGATGTCTCCGAAAAGTTCATCTTGCAGCCCAGCGTATAGAATCCGACCTTTTTCCCTTGCGACATGACCCGTGATTTCCATTGATGAGTTGCAAATGTACGAAACTGCCGTCTATTTTTCACCGGTCAAAATCCTCCGACCCGAACGTTTTAGTGAAAAAAGGGTTAGTTTTGCCGTCGGTTCCCTCTTCAAACGACCGTTATGGGCTTCTTTTCAGAAATTCTCCAATACAAGTTCCTCGCCAACGCAACGCTCGCCTGTCTGCTGTGCGGTATCGCCTGCGGCCTTGTCGGCACATACGTCGTATGCCGCAGGCTGGTGTTCCTGAGCGGGGGCATCACGCACGCTTCGTTCGGAGGTATCGGCATGGCCTACTACCTCGGCGCCGATCCGATCGCCGGCGCGCTGCTTTTCGCCGTCGCCTCGGCGCTGGGCATCGAGGCGACGTCCTCCGGAAAGCGTATCCGCGAAGACTCGGCCATCGGACTGATCTGGTCGCTCGGCATGGCTTTGG from Alistipes ihumii AP11 carries:
- a CDS encoding TrkH family potassium uptake protein, whose translation is MRLNVVLRYVGLILLLDAAFMLLSVVVSLLGGMDTGFYPLLQSFVLTAILGAFPLIFVPRGGQISSKEGYAIVVGAWLMSCLAGMLPYVLWGGEFSVSDAWFEAVSGFTTTGSTSLSNVEALPRGLLFWRASTHWLGGVGVVMFVLVVLPSMGSTKMRLSSVELSSMAKDNFRYRTQKILQILLVVYVGLTLVETVLLRMAGMSWFEAVCNSFSTIATGGFCTRNASIAAYGSLWIEMIVVFFMAVSGLHFGLIFATLTGKSNNIFRSEISRYYVLSLLFGGLIVSVSLWASDMYPTFASSMRYGFFQVVSVSSTTGFATADSSVWTPLAIIVLILFTMQCACAGSTTGGIKCDRVLLAFKTIRAMMIRRQHPNAVIRVKLNGVIQEQSVVDMAMLFIVFYLMLLALGTIVVAAFGMDLETSFSMTASCMANAGVGFGKAGSMSNYHDFPGAIKYICTVFMLLGRLEIFGLLQLFVTNWWK
- a CDS encoding MCP four helix bundle domain-containing protein, yielding MKNMGIREKIRLGFLALGLLLFFSGLISFFELSKLSRSTQSMLGASLKNMELSKTMLDAVQDQNTALLQIIVSGRSDRESDSLLHAGREKFEAAISDAKISIRDLQGFDSVYAANISYNETVGAYLRDSLRKENVDWFVDIYKTSYSDLTSSIKNFMVSSQNMMDAKARRLEDNAYRATMPGFIALVIAIVIVLIFYYFVNLYYITPVLKIDSALKAYLDSKMPFKVTVEGKDEVYRLKERIESLIDQSK
- the mtaB gene encoding tRNA (N(6)-L-threonylcarbamoyladenosine(37)-C(2))-methylthiotransferase MtaB — encoded protein: MSQGKKVGFYTLGCKMNFSETSTIAREFEAGGFCRARRGEPADIYVVNSCSVTEHADKKCRNLVRRLIRENPRALVAVTGCYAQLRPRELASIEGVDLVVGNGDKGSLFERIASMRSKGGTVVHGCEADELTSFFAAFSTGDRTRSFLKVQDGCDYRCSYCTIPLARGASRNLPIADLVAEAERIAAGGRREIVLTGINTGDFGKTTGERFVDLLRALDGVRGIDRYRISSIEPNLLSDEVIAFTAASEKFQPHFHIPIQSGCDRILGLMRRRYNTTKFAERIGAVRRAMPDAFLGIDVIVGFPGETDDDFARTYDFLERIEPAFLHVFPYSVRPGTPAADLPGRVPAPVIERRAAALGELCDRLHRAFCRSHDGRTASVLWESTRRDGRMFGYSENYIKVRAPFDRSRVNTISPVVLRASDDGAAMDATFLA